AAGGTTCGTGAGGATGCTGACTTCTTAAGTCTTGAAAGCCCGATAAATGAAGATGGATTAAAACTCGAAGATATCCTGTGTTCGAAAGATCAATCTTCATTTGATGACCTTGAAAGCAATATGGATATCGAAGACGCAGCAGACAGATTCCTCAATGAAAGAGAAAGGCAGATTCTTATGTATCTGCTGGAAGGCATGTCTATGCGCGAAATAGGTATTAAATTCTCCATATCCCATGTAATGGTACTAAAGATCAGGAACAGGATACGGGAAAAATGCACAGGACATGGGAACTGGCTCAGAAATTGAAGGACAGTTGGTAAGCGTTAAAATAACATGTGCAGAATTGCAATAACAGAAAGAACTTATATGGTGTGATCCTATATGCCTGATAATAAACCATCGCGCGAGATAAAAGAACTCTCTTTGCTGTTTGAAATAAGTACAAAGCTGAGTGAGACTCTTGATCTTAAAGCTGTACTGAAGCCAATTCTTCAGATGACGGCAATGCATATGGAAATTCCAAGGGGCACACTGACTATCTTGAACAGAAATAGGGGTGAGATCGTCGTTGAAGAGGCATATGGCCTCCGGCCCGAAGAACAAGCAAAGGGTAAATACCGCATGGGCGAGGGAATCACCGGTAAAGTGATTAACTCAGGACAGCCTGTCATTATCCCCAGGGTTTCTGATGAACCTTTGTTTCTTGATAAAACCGGGTCGAGAAGAAACCTTAACAAAAGCGATATTGCTTTTATCTGTGTACCCATAAAAATAGGCAGCGAGGTAATAGGCGCAATTTCTGCTGATCGCCAGTCTCAAGAGACAGTTTCTTTCGAAGAAGATGTTAAACTCTTAACCATTATTGCATCGAGCATCTCACAGGCAGTGCGCCTTCGGCAACTGGCACAGGAAGAACTGGAGAAGGTAAAGGAGGAGAACCAGCGTCTTCAGGATGCCTTAAAAAACAGATATAGGCCAAAAGCGATCGTCGGCAACTCTAAAGTTATGCAAGATGTCTACCAACTTATTGAAAAGGTAAGCAGGACAAACACGACAGTTCTTATTCTTGGCGAGAGCGGGGTTGGCAAGGAACGGGTAGCACACGCAATCCATTACGGTTCAGCACGTGCCAATAGACCATTTATAAAAATAAATTGCGCAGCTCTCCCGGAATCGCTTATTGAAAGCGAACTTTTCGGACATGAAAAAGGGGCATTTACCGGTGCTGCAACATCCCGCAGGGGACGTTTTGAGGTGGCTGACAAAGGAACTATTTTCCTTGATGAGATAGGGGATATTCCCCTGACTCTTCAGACAAAATTGCTGCGGGTGCTTCAGGAAAAGGAGTATGAGCGAATAGGCGGAGATACCACCATTAAAATAGATGTAAGGATTATTACTGCAACAAACAGAGACCTCGAAGCTCTTATGCAGCAAGGAAAATTCAGAGAAGATTTATTCTATCGGCTTAATGTTTTTCCAATTGTTGTCCCGCCCCTTCGGGAACACAAGACAGATATCATGCTTCTTGCCGATTATTTTATTGAAAAGTATAGCAAGGAGCATGATAAAAAAATAGTAAGCATATCAACCTCTGCAACGGACATGCTTATGAATTATCACTGGCCGGGGAATGTGCGGGAACTCGAAAACTGCATAGAACGGGCAATTATTCTCTGCACTGACGGGGTTATCCAGAGCTATCATCTTCCGCCGAATCTTCAGAAAAGCGATATTGGTGAACTTGAAGGAACAAACGGTACCTTCAGGGAGATTATTGTCAATATGGAACGGGAGATTATTCTTGATGAGCTGAAACGATCACGGGGAAATATGGCCAAAGCAGCACGGGTTCTTGGAATCACTGAGAGAATGATCGGGATACGGGTGGCAAAATACGGGATAGATCCAACACAGTTTAAGTAGAATACGCGTCTGAAATCACCCGGCTCAGAAAAGAGATTCAGGGGGCAGCAGCCCGTATAGCCTGATTTAAAAGTAACAATGGAGCTGCAAAGGGTTAACAAAAAAATGGAGATTGGTAATATATGGTAATACTTAAAAAAACTTTTGGGGGATCGTCTAACGGCAGGACTGCAGGCTCTGGACCTGTCAATTGAGGTTCGAATCCTTGTCCCCCAGTTTATTCTATATTGCCATGCCTGCTCTATTATTAACGTGACACTTCCACTTCTTTCGGTTGATAATAAAACAAAAATACAGTAATGATTAAAAGGTTGTACTATGTCAGATAAGAGATTCGTGATTTTGTCAGGGCCTTCATGTACAGGAAAAAGCCCCCTTGTTGCGGCAATGAATCAATTTCATCCGGATATAAAATACACAAAAATTCCTGTTATCAAAAGCAAGGAGTCCAGACCGCAAGGACCGAGACCCGAAGAAACGGGAATCTGGAATAACCCGGATTTCTTTCTAACAAAAAGAGATATTCTTCAGCTCAGCGATAATCTCCGCTATTTTGTCGGCGACTGTCTTGGGTTGCCTCAGGCTGTCGATCTTCAAAAAATTAAGGAAAATGATTCGGGACTTTTCTTTGCGGATATTTATCATACCATCGGTGCGCAATTGCTAAAAAGTAAGTTTCTTTCTCATATGGAGATCGCGACCGTTTTCCTATCTCCAATCAGTCGTGAGGAAATTGAGGATTTGAAGGCAGCAAATATCGATCTGAAAAGCTATCTATATCAAATCATGCTTCACAAACAACTGGTCCGAGCCAGATACCACGGAAAAACAGTTGATGCCTGTTTCGTCAAGGATGCTCTTGGTAGAGCCGGAGACTCCTTCTCTGAACTTGCAAGCGCATGCAAGTATTCATACGTCATAATTAACCATGATGGGGAAGGCAGTCCTAATTGGCATCGTCTCCCAAGCGGTGTATTTACAACAAGACCGGAGGGTGATGCAAGGCGGGCAGTTACCGCCCTGGTACAGATTCTTACAGACTCAATTACTGATCAGATTGAAAATTGGGAGACCTTAAGGATTTGATTCAAGCCTGAGATAATAAAAATGCATGAAAGAGTAAAAGCTGTCCAATAACGTTTACCGGCCCTGCATTTCCTACATTTATGTAGCCTTATAAGACCATATTCCTACATTTATGTAAGCTGATATTTGATTTGTATCATTCATACTATGTCGTAATAAAATTGCGTAAAATATAATGTATATTATAACATGCTGTAATTATTATTTTATTTAAGTTAATAACCGTATCTTGCACAGACATCTACTCCTTTGGCACGCAGATTGCTTTAATAAAACACAGACACAGGCGTCTTTAGTCCGATGACGGATATAAAGACGCTTTTTTTTATTGCCCCGCGGCTTAATACCTCGGAGCTTGCTTCGAGATGGTTGTCCTGCAATTTGCTGCGGGGTGATTCATTTCATTCTTAGGGTGGTAACGGAACAGAGCAGTAAATCAAG
The sequence above is a segment of the Pseudomonadota bacterium genome. Coding sequences within it:
- a CDS encoding sigma-70 family RNA polymerase sigma factor, producing MPFEELVQRINPTLKRITKKLNGHFTFFNDEDLYQEALTNLWVRYNEGVLHDKTDSYILQGCYYYLRNHLRKVREDADFLSLESPINEDGLKLEDILCSKDQSSFDDLESNMDIEDAADRFLNERERQILMYLLEGMSMREIGIKFSISHVMVLKIRNRIREKCTGHGNWLRN
- a CDS encoding sigma 54-interacting transcriptional regulator, giving the protein MPDNKPSREIKELSLLFEISTKLSETLDLKAVLKPILQMTAMHMEIPRGTLTILNRNRGEIVVEEAYGLRPEEQAKGKYRMGEGITGKVINSGQPVIIPRVSDEPLFLDKTGSRRNLNKSDIAFICVPIKIGSEVIGAISADRQSQETVSFEEDVKLLTIIASSISQAVRLRQLAQEELEKVKEENQRLQDALKNRYRPKAIVGNSKVMQDVYQLIEKVSRTNTTVLILGESGVGKERVAHAIHYGSARANRPFIKINCAALPESLIESELFGHEKGAFTGAATSRRGRFEVADKGTIFLDEIGDIPLTLQTKLLRVLQEKEYERIGGDTTIKIDVRIITATNRDLEALMQQGKFREDLFYRLNVFPIVVPPLREHKTDIMLLADYFIEKYSKEHDKKIVSISTSATDMLMNYHWPGNVRELENCIERAIILCTDGVIQSYHLPPNLQKSDIGELEGTNGTFREIIVNMEREIILDELKRSRGNMAKAARVLGITERMIGIRVAKYGIDPTQFK